In one window of Hymenobacter nivis DNA:
- a CDS encoding threonine synthase has protein sequence MLVATSSISHLRALHCSVCATPYSAFELQRVSACCAAPLVADYDTSEYLPPAAVINAADSSMWRYGALLPLLDERYKVTLGEGFTPIIPLPRLGGGYGLNSLLLKDEGQNPTGSFKARGLSMAVSKALELGVAGCIIPTAGNAGVALAAYCARAGLPATVVMPRHTPDAFKEECYWYGADVELVDGLISDCGARVRQRNANGALLDVSTLKEPYRLEGKKTMGYEIAEQLNWQLPDVLLYPAGGGTGLIGIWKAFREMQALGWLTPDAKLPRMVAVQAENCCPLLETYEGRQANCHAYQGRPTLANGLAVPHPLGEALMLRVLRESNGTVVAISEEDMLAGMRELGQQEGLFVAPEGGAVWMAARRLLASGWLQPHEQILLLNTGSAQKYLDNVIGRSQA, from the coding sequence ATGCTGGTAGCCACCTCCTCCATTTCCCACCTGCGCGCCCTGCACTGCTCGGTCTGCGCCACCCCCTATTCGGCCTTCGAGCTCCAACGCGTGTCGGCCTGCTGCGCTGCCCCGCTGGTGGCCGACTACGACACATCGGAGTACCTGCCCCCAGCCGCCGTCATCAACGCCGCCGACAGCTCGATGTGGCGCTACGGGGCCCTGTTGCCGCTGCTCGACGAGCGCTACAAGGTAACGCTGGGCGAGGGCTTCACGCCCATCATACCACTCCCGCGCCTGGGCGGCGGCTACGGCCTAAACTCGCTGCTGCTCAAGGACGAAGGTCAGAACCCCACCGGCTCGTTCAAGGCCCGCGGGCTGAGCATGGCCGTGTCGAAGGCCCTGGAGCTGGGCGTGGCCGGCTGCATCATCCCCACGGCTGGTAATGCTGGGGTGGCCCTGGCCGCCTACTGCGCCCGCGCCGGCCTGCCAGCTACCGTGGTTATGCCGCGCCACACCCCCGACGCTTTCAAGGAAGAGTGCTACTGGTATGGGGCCGACGTGGAGCTCGTGGACGGCCTCATCAGCGACTGCGGGGCCCGGGTGCGCCAGCGCAACGCCAACGGGGCCCTGCTCGACGTGTCGACCCTCAAGGAGCCCTATCGCCTCGAAGGCAAGAAAACCATGGGCTACGAAATCGCTGAGCAGTTGAACTGGCAGCTGCCCGATGTGCTGCTGTACCCCGCCGGTGGCGGCACCGGCCTCATCGGTATCTGGAAGGCCTTCCGCGAAATGCAGGCCCTGGGCTGGCTCACCCCCGACGCCAAGCTGCCCCGCATGGTGGCAGTGCAGGCCGAAAACTGCTGCCCCCTGCTCGAAACCTACGAAGGCCGCCAGGCCAACTGCCACGCCTACCAGGGCCGCCCCACGCTGGCCAACGGCCTGGCCGTGCCCCATCCCCTGGGCGAGGCCCTGATGCTGCGCGTATTACGCGAATCAAACGGCACGGTGGTAGCCATCAGCGAGGAAGATATGCTGGCCGGCATGCGCGAGCTGGGCCAGCAGGAGGGCCTGTTTGTGGCCCCCGAAGGCGGCGCCGTCTGGATGGCTGCCCGCCGCCTCCTGGCCAGCGGCTGGCTCCAGCCCCACGAGCAAATTCTGCTCCTGAACACCGGGAGCGCCCAGAAATACCTCGATAACGTAATCGGCCGGAGCCAGGCGTAG
- a CDS encoding polysaccharide deacetylase family protein, giving the protein MRILHVLSAEFFAGSAAYAVALAEAHRAQGHAVWLVSDSDQLPTGAPQVKTAVSNRRYGQRLRNARLIRQLVRTEQIDVVHAHSRAASWVSYAALRGLKVPLVSTVHGRQHLHTSTSLFDIYGDKVIAICANLRTHLIEEVQMDPVKIVALPNGVAFGSEQLATNNYQLLVDNEQLTVNYSLSTDNCLRIAFIGRFNGGKGERAAALLQQVFPPLLAEFPALRLALIGGELEQLPAAGKGALAQLQAQFGERVEVVGFTTDVAGWLARTTLTIGAGRVAIEALGAGHAVLALGEASYAGLVTEANFATAAASNFGDIAPRVTPSDVDFGALLADARAFLARPQAVPGALQVQVRAHYNLARVAAEVLAVYQSARMKKAVPNFLPVLMYHKIPDAPPATKHQTFVTKDNFAKHLAFFKSRRFTLITFADYLQFARGERPLAEFPRRPLVLTFDDGYFDNYTNLLPLMQQYGYRGVLYLLGDFGVRYNQWDLAADPTEPRADLMDEAQKRAFVAAGWEIGAHTMSHPRLPALPLPAATAEIQRSKASLETVLQTEVVSFAYPYGDLNDDLKAAVHAAGFAFGVATDTGGLHLEDDRFQVFRINVFPHENTASLFKKTASWYRKYYRRKRGK; this is encoded by the coding sequence ATGCGCATCCTCCACGTTCTCTCCGCCGAGTTCTTCGCCGGCTCGGCGGCCTACGCCGTGGCCCTGGCCGAAGCCCACCGGGCCCAGGGCCACGCCGTGTGGCTGGTGTCCGACTCCGACCAGCTGCCCACCGGGGCCCCCCAGGTGAAAACGGCCGTCAGCAACCGCCGCTATGGGCAGCGGCTGCGCAACGCCCGCCTCATCCGCCAGCTGGTGCGCACCGAGCAAATCGATGTGGTGCACGCCCACTCGCGGGCCGCCAGCTGGGTGAGCTACGCCGCCTTGCGGGGCCTCAAAGTGCCCTTGGTGAGCACTGTGCACGGCCGCCAGCACCTGCACACCTCCACGTCGCTCTTCGATATTTACGGTGATAAAGTCATCGCCATTTGTGCCAATTTGCGGACGCACTTAATCGAAGAAGTGCAGATGGACCCCGTCAAAATTGTGGCCCTGCCCAACGGCGTGGCCTTCGGCAGTGAACAGTTAGCAACTAATAATTATCAATTGTTAGTTGACAATGAGCAGTTGACTGTTAACTACTCACTGTCGACTGATAATTGCCTACGTATCGCCTTCATCGGCCGCTTCAACGGCGGCAAAGGCGAGCGGGCAGCGGCGCTGTTGCAGCAGGTGTTCCCACCGCTGCTAGCCGAGTTTCCGGCGCTGCGCCTGGCCCTGATTGGCGGCGAGCTGGAGCAGTTGCCCGCGGCCGGTAAAGGGGCTCTGGCGCAGCTGCAAGCGCAGTTTGGCGAGCGGGTGGAAGTGGTGGGCTTCACCACCGATGTGGCCGGCTGGCTGGCCCGCACCACGCTCACCATCGGCGCGGGCCGGGTGGCCATTGAGGCCCTGGGGGCTGGCCATGCCGTGCTGGCCCTGGGCGAAGCCAGCTACGCGGGCCTCGTCACGGAAGCCAATTTTGCCACCGCCGCGGCCTCTAACTTCGGCGACATTGCGCCCCGCGTCACGCCGTCGGACGTGGATTTTGGGGCCCTGTTGGCCGACGCCCGGGCATTTCTGGCGCGGCCGCAAGCTGTGCCTGGGGCCCTGCAAGTGCAGGTGCGCGCGCACTACAACCTGGCCCGGGTAGCCGCCGAAGTGCTGGCCGTGTACCAGTCGGCGCGCATGAAGAAGGCCGTGCCCAACTTCCTGCCGGTGCTCATGTACCACAAAATCCCCGACGCGCCGCCGGCCACCAAGCACCAGACGTTCGTCACGAAAGACAACTTCGCCAAGCACCTGGCCTTCTTCAAAAGTCGCCGTTTCACGCTCATCACCTTCGCCGATTACCTGCAATTCGCCCGCGGCGAACGGCCCCTGGCCGAGTTTCCGCGGCGGCCGCTGGTGCTCACTTTCGACGACGGCTACTTCGATAACTATACCAACCTGCTGCCCCTTATGCAGCAGTACGGCTACCGCGGCGTGCTGTATTTGCTCGGCGATTTCGGCGTGCGCTACAACCAATGGGACCTCGCTGCCGACCCCACTGAGCCCCGCGCCGACCTCATGGACGAGGCCCAGAAGCGCGCCTTTGTAGCGGCCGGCTGGGAAATAGGGGCCCATACCATGTCGCACCCGCGCCTGCCCGCGCTGCCGCTGCCCGCCGCTACCGCCGAAATCCAGCGTAGCAAAGCCAGCTTGGAAACCGTGCTGCAAACCGAAGTCGTCAGCTTCGCCTACCCCTACGGCGACCTCAACGACGACCTGAAAGCGGCCGTGCACGCCGCCGGCTTCGCCTTCGGCGTAGCCACCGACACCGGTGGCTTGCACCTGGAGGACGATCGGTTCCAGGTGTTCCGCATCAACGTGTTCCCGCACGAAAACACGGCCAGCCTGTTCAAAAAAACCGCCTCTTGGTACCGCAAATACTACCGCCGCAAACGCGGTAAATAG
- a CDS encoding LysR family transcriptional regulator, producing the protein MLSQAHEVFLEVAKQLSFTKAGQALFVSQSAVSKQVKALEEHYRTGLFERLGSSILLTPAGQRLYQKLLQAKQLQYELHQEMSALSPDFAPALHLVIGASTTISLYVLPPVVSAYLQRHPNRQLSLKNRNSDNILRALLAHEIELGIVEGIHKVSHVTYTPLLADDVVAVCAAGNPLGARTLEARDLLSIPLALREDGSGTLAVLEEALRHRGLKLAALPVRVRLGGTEALKNFVRVDSSLAFLPRQAVVKELASGELVEVKIKDMPMRRHFNFIQRKGTENNEPYRDFLLFTKHYYADRA; encoded by the coding sequence ATGCTTTCCCAGGCCCACGAAGTCTTCCTCGAAGTTGCCAAGCAGCTCAGTTTCACCAAGGCTGGGCAGGCGCTGTTCGTCAGCCAGTCGGCCGTCAGCAAGCAGGTGAAGGCCCTGGAAGAGCACTACCGGACTGGCTTGTTTGAGCGGCTGGGCAGCAGTATTCTGCTCACGCCGGCCGGGCAACGCCTCTACCAGAAGCTGCTGCAAGCCAAGCAGCTGCAATACGAGCTGCACCAGGAAATGAGTGCCCTGAGCCCGGACTTCGCGCCGGCGCTGCACCTGGTCATTGGGGCCAGCACCACCATTTCGCTCTACGTGCTGCCGCCCGTGGTGTCGGCCTATTTGCAGCGCCACCCCAACCGCCAGCTCAGCCTCAAAAACCGCAACTCCGACAACATCCTGCGGGCCCTGCTGGCCCACGAAATCGAGCTGGGCATCGTCGAAGGCATCCACAAAGTCAGCCACGTCACCTACACGCCGCTGCTGGCCGACGACGTGGTGGCGGTGTGCGCGGCCGGCAACCCGCTCGGCGCCCGCACCCTCGAAGCGCGCGACCTGCTCAGCATCCCGCTGGCGCTGCGCGAAGACGGCTCGGGCACGCTGGCCGTGCTGGAGGAAGCCCTGCGCCACCGGGGCCTCAAGCTGGCGGCCCTGCCGGTGCGCGTGCGCCTGGGCGGTACCGAGGCTCTCAAAAACTTCGTGCGCGTCGACAGCAGCCTGGCTTTTTTGCCTCGGCAGGCGGTGGTGAAAGAGCTGGCTTCGGGCGAGCTGGTGGAGGTGAAAATCAAGGATATGCCCATGCGGCGGCACTTCAATTTTATTCAGCGTAAAGGGACGGAAAACAACGAGCCGTACCGCGATTTTCTGCTCTTCACCAAGCACTACTATGCCGATAGGGCATAG
- a CDS encoding IS630 family transposase has product MRAWLPDIRRGWGLKLSLSTLRRLARRAGYRWKRCRRSLKAQRDPVLFAAAQQHLHTLHQAEARGAVAVVYVDECRFSRQAPVPYAWQRRGQPPVGLPAVRGRGGHSVLGFWQAHAPHQPLEAYVREGSLTADLFVLAVNAFCHSLSGPTVLVLDNASIHKAHVVRACEAKWAAAGLTLFFLPAYSPELNHIELLWHRCKHYWVRPQDYATEQTLLQRLEHVLANVGNHYTITFA; this is encoded by the coding sequence TTGCGCGCGTGGCTTCCTGACATCCGCCGAGGCTGGGGCCTCAAGCTCAGCCTGAGCACGCTGCGCCGGCTGGCGCGCCGCGCCGGCTACCGCTGGAAGCGCTGCCGCAGGAGTCTGAAAGCGCAACGCGACCCGGTCTTGTTTGCCGCCGCCCAGCAGCACCTGCACACGTTGCACCAAGCCGAAGCCCGCGGCGCGGTGGCCGTGGTCTACGTCGATGAGTGCCGCTTCTCGCGCCAAGCCCCCGTGCCCTATGCCTGGCAACGGCGTGGGCAGCCCCCGGTGGGCCTGCCCGCCGTACGGGGGCGCGGGGGGCATTCGGTCCTGGGCTTCTGGCAGGCCCACGCCCCGCACCAGCCCCTGGAGGCCTACGTGCGGGAAGGCAGCCTGACGGCCGACTTATTTGTGCTGGCCGTCAACGCATTCTGCCACAGTCTAAGCGGCCCTACCGTGCTCGTACTCGACAATGCCTCCATTCACAAAGCGCACGTGGTGCGCGCTTGTGAAGCCAAGTGGGCAGCGGCCGGCCTGACACTCTTTTTCTTGCCCGCCTACAGCCCCGAACTCAACCACATCGAACTGCTCTGGCACCGCTGCAAGCACTATTGGGTTCGCCCCCAGGATTACGCCACGGAGCAAACCTTGCTACAACGCCTCGAACACGTGCTGGCAAACGTCGGTAATCACTACACGATTACTTTTGCATGA
- a CDS encoding helix-turn-helix domain-containing protein, which translates to MLLASLPLAAPEITTLEAAAAQGPHPRMRRRAQVILGHHRGATVQQLATLFAVGYNTVGIWLRRWQELGLAGLAEGQRSGRPPKLPPAVKKSSDLAGYGHPAIARVAS; encoded by the coding sequence ATGCTACTCGCTTCACTTCCGCTCGCAGCTCCTGAAATCACCACCCTGGAGGCCGCTGCTGCTCAGGGCCCGCACCCGCGAATGCGGCGGCGTGCCCAAGTTATTTTGGGACACCACCGCGGGGCGACCGTTCAGCAATTGGCCACTTTGTTTGCCGTGGGCTATAATACGGTCGGTATCTGGCTGCGCCGCTGGCAGGAGCTGGGCTTGGCCGGGCTGGCCGAGGGCCAGCGGTCGGGCCGCCCGCCGAAACTCCCACCAGCAGTAAAAAAAAGTAGCGACCTGGCTGGGTACGGCCACCCAGCAATTGCGCGCGTGGCTTCCTGA
- a CDS encoding IS1 family transposase, which produces MVYTQHLCARCGSEHIRRNGTQGGQPKYQCKACGYQARFVPAALAKAAQYAQVEALLTERNSQRSIVRATGVARMTIARLIKKSGAGRAPAAASPDEKGPTPEAGSPGT; this is translated from the coding sequence ATGGTTTATACGCAACATTTGTGTGCCCGCTGCGGCAGCGAACACATCCGCCGCAACGGCACGCAGGGCGGCCAGCCCAAATACCAGTGCAAAGCGTGCGGGTACCAAGCGCGGTTTGTGCCGGCGGCGCTCGCCAAAGCGGCGCAGTACGCCCAGGTCGAAGCCTTGCTCACCGAACGGAATTCCCAGCGCAGCATCGTGCGCGCCACCGGCGTGGCGCGGATGACCATCGCCAGGCTAATAAAAAAAAGCGGCGCTGGCCGCGCCCCGGCTGCCGCGTCGCCGGACGAAAAAGGCCCAACGCCGGAAGCCGGAAGTCCTGGAACTTGA
- a CDS encoding IS1 family transposase, whose amino-acid sequence MWTFVGRRKRKVWLWLAVERASRRIVAWVLGCRGAATARRLWAALPPRYQRHCRYHTDQWEAYAKVLPAPHHRPHPKGSGRPTWSRPSIAPCASAAAYWSANPARSAKVYACTRHELRL is encoded by the coding sequence ATGTGGACCTTCGTCGGCCGGCGCAAACGCAAAGTTTGGCTGTGGCTGGCCGTCGAACGGGCCTCGCGCCGCATCGTGGCCTGGGTACTGGGCTGTCGGGGGGCCGCCACGGCCCGGCGGTTGTGGGCCGCGCTGCCGCCCCGCTACCAGCGCCACTGCCGCTACCACACCGACCAGTGGGAGGCCTACGCCAAGGTCCTGCCCGCGCCCCACCACCGGCCCCACCCGAAAGGTAGTGGCAGACCAACGTGGTCGAGGCCATCAATTGCTCCTTGCGCCAGCGCTGCGGCGTATTGGTCCGCAAATCCTGCTCGTTCAGCAAAAGTTTACGCATGCACACGGCACGAATTAAGATTGTA